One window from the genome of Corynebacterium sp. SCR221107 encodes:
- a CDS encoding ATP-binding protein, with protein MVEVIHPGQFRLAEIQLYNWGTFGGLHTIEVGRKGFLVTGSSGSGKSTLIDAVSALIVPASKVHYNAAAQEGGTRSGRNLVTYCRGAWRREHSDEYNELKQSFLRNGATWTGVNLVYFDGAQYLSAIRLMHLGASCMSPTEITSIFLIFRRRADLTEFNDLAKDGLDLRKAKRDFSDAVSLHRSHGQFISAFRREVGIADQAALSLLHRAQSAKSLGDLNQLMRDFMLPEPETLGMASKAVEQFDELNAAYQAVDTARRQVEILAPVKEAEQWLVELEAEESATREDQKNLRAFANEFELAQAQETKRVKEAMLKEIQAQLDVLDGEFAEVSKRLDQVQLAIAGREGTVLLDARNELEKAEQKREFVAKQAQDLGKALKALGAVLPEDAESFVEVQLQLQDLLSELEQKKAQHSLRRKALYDNLYRAEQSCDRLVADITSLEKHRSAMDPSLLTARERICSLTGIETKALPFVADLIKVRDSEKRWQPAAERVMGGFARTLLVADEYYEQVSDAINVTNLGAKLMYVRLSAADENQAPKKFEPGTLGTKIDVEDGRFFSWIQTQLQSRFDYGCVETTFDMRKARRAVTLNGQVKHDHSRHEKDDRRLIDDRSRWVLSGNTEEKFDELRRQLRAAKREVDKSNADLVAFETQVDVENRRAGFAQKVLDVRDFADVDINGATLRVQESAANVERLEKGDTKLQQWRAERVTLSALWKKIYDNRGATAGRYGQVETERNQAASICENLSEEVAQHGEISPASRARLDAAFHARKRSVRADNLREIERLTAQSFEIRLDKIKNRRDKINAKVLQSMNEFLNLWPERRGDLQPDLGFRGDFLKLLEHLEGDDLPKFVTHFRELLRKQTSQNLNHLLLQIQRAASDVRRKIEEEINPPLMVAEFDRGTHLQIEVREDQPAAARELVTRLRAVVDGVLNDEDSLADEQRFLTLKEVIGMLQASDSNPDRIVKLRLDTRMHVSFLGVEISEDGNRGAVYDSSQGLSGGQAQKLVFFCLAAALRYQLTGAGLGSEKTKRCTTAEGVSRFGTVILDEAFDRADTTFTRKAMDVFTEFGFHMVLATPEKMLQTIEHYIDGMVIVSCEDRMHSTVTPIGIEDVKKR; from the coding sequence ATGGTTGAGGTTATCCACCCCGGGCAGTTTCGGCTCGCCGAGATACAGCTCTATAACTGGGGCACCTTTGGAGGCTTGCACACCATTGAGGTGGGCCGGAAAGGATTCCTGGTAACGGGTAGTTCCGGCTCTGGAAAATCCACGCTCATCGACGCGGTGTCAGCGCTCATAGTTCCAGCGTCGAAGGTACATTACAACGCAGCGGCTCAAGAGGGTGGTACTCGTTCCGGTCGAAACCTCGTTACTTACTGCCGTGGAGCTTGGCGCCGTGAGCACTCGGATGAGTATAACGAGCTAAAGCAGTCTTTCCTGCGCAACGGGGCAACCTGGACTGGCGTCAACCTCGTTTATTTCGATGGTGCACAGTACCTAAGCGCTATTCGGCTCATGCACCTAGGTGCAAGCTGCATGAGCCCAACAGAGATTACCTCAATCTTTCTCATTTTTCGTCGACGCGCGGATCTCACTGAATTCAATGATCTGGCCAAGGATGGACTTGACCTGCGTAAAGCCAAGCGCGATTTTTCCGACGCTGTTAGCCTGCACCGCAGCCATGGTCAGTTTATTTCCGCTTTCCGACGCGAAGTTGGCATCGCCGATCAGGCGGCACTGTCCCTGCTTCATCGGGCACAATCCGCCAAGTCCCTCGGTGACCTGAACCAACTCATGCGCGATTTCATGCTTCCGGAGCCGGAGACCTTGGGCATGGCTAGCAAAGCAGTAGAACAGTTCGACGAGCTTAACGCTGCCTACCAAGCGGTGGATACGGCGAGAAGGCAGGTGGAGATACTAGCGCCGGTCAAGGAAGCCGAGCAGTGGTTAGTGGAGCTAGAGGCGGAAGAAAGCGCCACGCGCGAGGATCAAAAGAACCTTCGCGCGTTTGCCAATGAGTTTGAACTGGCCCAAGCGCAGGAAACAAAACGCGTGAAGGAAGCGATGCTGAAGGAGATTCAGGCGCAGCTTGACGTATTGGATGGCGAATTTGCGGAGGTCAGCAAACGCCTCGATCAGGTCCAGCTGGCTATCGCAGGCCGAGAGGGCACGGTCTTACTCGATGCTCGCAATGAGTTGGAAAAGGCCGAACAAAAAAGGGAATTTGTGGCCAAGCAAGCCCAGGATCTAGGAAAAGCACTCAAGGCGCTTGGCGCAGTGCTTCCCGAAGACGCGGAGTCTTTTGTTGAGGTGCAACTACAGCTGCAGGACCTACTATCCGAATTAGAGCAAAAGAAGGCGCAGCATTCCCTGAGACGAAAGGCTCTCTACGATAACCTCTACCGGGCTGAGCAATCGTGCGACCGGCTCGTCGCCGACATCACTTCGTTGGAAAAGCACCGATCTGCCATGGATCCATCGCTGCTTACAGCTAGAGAGCGTATCTGTTCGCTGACTGGCATTGAGACCAAAGCCCTCCCCTTCGTCGCCGATCTAATCAAGGTGCGCGATTCTGAGAAGCGTTGGCAGCCCGCAGCTGAGCGAGTCATGGGTGGTTTTGCGCGCACCCTGCTTGTCGCTGACGAATATTACGAGCAAGTCAGTGACGCTATCAATGTCACCAATCTCGGTGCGAAGCTGATGTACGTGCGGCTTAGCGCAGCAGATGAGAACCAAGCCCCGAAGAAATTTGAGCCGGGAACACTCGGGACGAAAATCGATGTGGAGGATGGTCGTTTCTTTAGCTGGATTCAAACTCAGCTACAGTCCCGCTTCGACTATGGCTGCGTGGAAACTACCTTCGACATGCGGAAAGCACGTCGCGCCGTGACCCTTAACGGGCAGGTCAAACACGATCATTCCCGCCATGAAAAGGATGACCGGCGGCTAATCGATGATCGCTCACGATGGGTCTTAAGCGGCAATACCGAGGAGAAGTTTGACGAATTAAGACGCCAACTCCGGGCGGCTAAACGGGAAGTGGACAAGTCCAACGCGGATCTGGTGGCCTTCGAAACTCAGGTAGACGTCGAGAATAGGCGTGCGGGCTTCGCACAGAAGGTGTTAGACGTGCGGGATTTTGCGGATGTGGACATTAATGGCGCAACCCTAAGGGTTCAAGAATCCGCTGCAAACGTCGAACGTCTTGAAAAGGGCGATACCAAGTTACAACAGTGGCGTGCAGAACGGGTTACCCTTAGCGCGCTTTGGAAGAAGATCTATGACAACCGTGGCGCAACTGCTGGCCGATACGGGCAGGTCGAGACCGAGCGAAATCAGGCGGCAAGTATATGTGAGAATCTGAGCGAAGAGGTGGCTCAGCATGGTGAGATCTCCCCCGCCAGCCGAGCTCGGCTGGATGCCGCGTTTCATGCTCGGAAGCGCTCGGTGCGGGCCGATAACCTGAGGGAAATTGAACGCCTGACAGCCCAGAGTTTTGAAATCCGCCTAGATAAGATCAAAAACCGCCGCGACAAGATCAACGCCAAGGTCTTGCAGTCGATGAATGAATTCCTCAATCTGTGGCCGGAACGGCGGGGCGATTTACAACCCGACCTAGGGTTTCGGGGAGACTTCCTCAAGCTGCTTGAGCATCTGGAGGGAGATGACCTACCAAAGTTCGTTACGCATTTTCGTGAGTTGCTCAGGAAGCAAACTTCACAGAACCTTAATCACCTCCTCCTGCAGATCCAGCGTGCTGCCTCGGACGTCAGGAGAAAGATTGAGGAGGAGATCAACCCACCGCTCATGGTCGCGGAGTTTGACCGCGGAACGCACCTGCAGATTGAGGTTCGGGAAGATCAGCCCGCTGCCGCCCGAGAATTGGTAACAAGACTCAGGGCGGTCGTTGACGGTGTTCTCAATGACGAGGACAGCCTAGCGGACGAACAAAGGTTTCTCACGCTCAAGGAAGTAATCGGCATGCTACAGGCATCCGACTCCAACCCAGATCGTATCGTCAAACTTCGCCTTGACACTCGGATGCACGTTTCCTTCCTCGGAGTAGAGATCTCTGAGGACGGCAACAGGGGCGCCGTCTACGACTCCTCGCAGGGGCTTTCCGGCGGGCAAGCACAGAAGCTGGTTTTCTTCTGTCTTGCTGCCGCGCTGCGTTATCAGCTGACGGGTGCGGGGCTCGGATCGGAGAAGACGAAGCGATGCACCACAGCAGAGGGCGTGTCCAGATTCGGTACCGTGATCCTCGACGAGGCTTTCGATCGCGCGGATACCACGTTTACTCGCAAGGCCATGGACGTGTTCACGGAGTTCGGGTTTCATATGGTGCTGGCTACGCCAGAAAAGATGCTTCAAACAATTGAGCACTACATTGACGGCATGGTTATCGTGTCTTGTGAGGACCGGATGCATTCGACTGTGACACCAATCGGGATTGAAGATGTTAAGAAGCGTTGA
- a CDS encoding 3-hydroxyacyl-CoA dehydrogenase NAD-binding domain-containing protein, which translates to MSKVLIFGSGVIGMSFARRFMEAGWDVNVFDVNATLKDEVEDMGARFFTELEPAARGVDFVQESGPESLEFKQDAFRKFAQLTGEDTILASSTSAILPSLIAKDNPAADRIIVGHPFAPPNLMPVLEVVPGEKTSEDTMGRALQIYEDLGFEPTRLNKEILGFVGNRIQKVILWEGISLVQQGVISAVDFDTLIKNSLGLRYAVIGPFEANRLGGGPKGISSIFGHIAGAWDKSMPAGTPDIEHLEELFAQVDEAYGNDEESYERLCQLRDRKLRAVVEARKDPGDS; encoded by the coding sequence ATGAGCAAGGTTTTGATTTTCGGTAGCGGCGTGATCGGCATGTCGTTCGCGCGGCGTTTCATGGAGGCAGGCTGGGACGTCAATGTCTTCGACGTCAACGCCACGCTCAAGGATGAGGTAGAAGACATGGGGGCGAGGTTTTTCACGGAACTAGAACCGGCCGCCCGCGGTGTGGACTTCGTGCAGGAATCGGGCCCGGAGTCGTTGGAGTTCAAGCAGGATGCGTTCCGGAAGTTTGCGCAGCTCACGGGTGAGGATACGATCCTGGCGTCGTCGACGTCGGCAATTCTTCCGTCGCTGATTGCCAAGGATAATCCGGCAGCCGACCGCATTATCGTGGGGCATCCTTTCGCCCCGCCGAATCTGATGCCGGTGCTGGAGGTGGTTCCCGGTGAAAAGACCAGCGAGGACACCATGGGGCGGGCGTTGCAGATATATGAGGACCTCGGCTTCGAACCCACCCGTCTCAACAAGGAGATCTTAGGTTTTGTGGGAAATCGCATCCAGAAGGTGATCCTGTGGGAGGGTATTTCCCTGGTGCAGCAGGGCGTGATCAGCGCGGTGGATTTCGACACCCTGATCAAGAACTCCCTGGGCTTGCGCTATGCCGTGATCGGCCCGTTTGAGGCGAACCGTTTGGGCGGCGGCCCGAAGGGAATCTCGTCCATCTTCGGCCACATTGCGGGAGCGTGGGACAAATCGATGCCCGCAGGCACCCCGGATATCGAGCATCTGGAAGAGCTGTTTGCACAGGTCGACGAGGCCTACGGCAACGATGAGGAGTCCTATGAGCGGCTTTGCCAGCTGCGCGATAGGAAGCTGCGCGCGGTGGTGGAGGCCCGAAAAGACCCCGGTGACAGCTAG
- a CDS encoding NAD-dependent succinate-semialdehyde dehydrogenase, with translation MTNPTSVPAGAHIGSGTRTTSVPTGIWIGTTATHSSTGATFPVIDPATEEVIADVADAAEADWMAALERAEAARPEWENTAPRVRSELLRAIFEEVTRRAEDFAVAMTCEMGKPYAEALGEVSYGAEYFRWFAEEAVRSHGRLASAPNGNGTILVTRKPVGTVVAITPWNFPLAMATRKIAPALAAGCPVLVKPAAETPLTLLLLGEVIAEVAQRLGAPDGIVSIIPTTQAADFSASLMADPRVKKVTFTGSTGVGKLLVRQSADNLQRTSMELGGNAPFVVAADADLDVVLTCALQAKMRNGGEACIAANRFLVHESIAEEFTARLTEKMAGFTTSHGLDDGTTLGPIITAKQRDNIAALVDEALAQGATATTGGAVPEGPGYFYPATVLVDVPASADILHKEIFGPVATVTTFATNEEAVAAANDTEFGLAAYAFTENVHTAQYFATHLQAGMVGINRGAISEPAAPFGGIKQSSFGREGGTEGIEEYQHVTYVAWT, from the coding sequence ATGACTAACCCCACCTCCGTCCCCGCAGGCGCACACATCGGTTCCGGCACCCGCACCACCAGCGTGCCCACCGGCATCTGGATCGGCACCACCGCCACCCATTCGAGCACAGGGGCGACCTTCCCGGTTATCGACCCCGCAACCGAAGAGGTTATCGCCGACGTCGCGGATGCCGCCGAGGCCGATTGGATGGCCGCCCTGGAGCGTGCCGAAGCCGCCCGCCCCGAGTGGGAAAACACCGCACCGCGCGTGCGCTCGGAGCTGCTGCGAGCCATCTTTGAGGAGGTCACCCGGCGCGCCGAGGACTTCGCCGTGGCCATGACCTGCGAGATGGGCAAGCCCTATGCCGAGGCCTTGGGCGAGGTCTCCTACGGCGCGGAGTATTTCCGCTGGTTCGCGGAAGAAGCTGTGCGCTCACACGGGCGCCTGGCGTCGGCGCCGAATGGCAACGGCACCATCCTGGTCACCCGCAAGCCGGTGGGCACGGTGGTGGCTATTACCCCGTGGAACTTCCCGCTGGCCATGGCCACCCGCAAGATCGCACCGGCCCTGGCCGCCGGGTGTCCGGTGCTGGTCAAGCCGGCCGCGGAAACGCCGTTGACCCTGTTGCTGCTCGGCGAGGTGATCGCCGAGGTTGCCCAGCGCCTCGGCGCCCCGGACGGCATCGTGTCCATCATCCCCACCACCCAGGCGGCGGATTTCTCCGCCAGCCTCATGGCCGACCCGCGCGTGAAGAAGGTGACCTTTACCGGCTCGACGGGTGTGGGCAAGCTGCTCGTGCGCCAGTCCGCCGATAACCTGCAGCGCACCTCGATGGAGCTGGGCGGCAACGCCCCCTTCGTGGTCGCTGCCGACGCCGACCTCGATGTCGTGCTCACCTGCGCCCTGCAGGCGAAGATGCGCAACGGTGGCGAGGCCTGCATCGCGGCGAACCGATTCCTCGTCCACGAGTCGATCGCCGAGGAGTTCACCGCGCGCCTGACCGAGAAGATGGCCGGATTCACCACCAGCCACGGCCTCGATGACGGCACCACCTTGGGGCCGATCATCACCGCCAAGCAACGCGATAACATCGCCGCCCTGGTGGACGAGGCGCTCGCGCAGGGCGCCACCGCCACCACCGGCGGCGCCGTGCCTGAAGGGCCGGGCTACTTCTACCCGGCCACCGTCTTGGTGGACGTGCCCGCCTCCGCCGACATCCTGCACAAGGAGATCTTCGGACCCGTGGCCACGGTGACCACCTTCGCCACCAACGAGGAGGCGGTCGCGGCTGCGAACGATACCGAGTTCGGCCTGGCGGCCTATGCGTTCACGGAGAACGTGCACACCGCGCAGTACTTCGCCACCCACCTTCAGGCGGGCATGGTGGGCATCAACCGCGGCGCCATTTCCGAACCAGCCGCCCCCTTCGGCGGCATCAAGCAGTCCAGCTTCGGCCGCGAGGGTGGCACCGAGGGTATCGAGGAATACCAGCACGTCACCTACGTGGCCTGGACCTAG
- a CDS encoding DUF4194 domain-containing protein, producing the protein MATEAMEANTQLHENDNGTMTAAQRRAFGELLKGPFVSIDRTPEVFKTISVHRELFASHLDNLFLTLVVDDAAGIAYAKSWEEDATESRTLMRKKALSFAESVLLLSLRHELMRESPSERVVVSRDEIFEGCLPFLSSLGTDKTAAWKKLDAAWNKLKDVSIVRATPVDGRFDVSPVLRLIFSAEEIAQLEANYRQLLEENNG; encoded by the coding sequence ATGGCAACTGAGGCGATGGAAGCGAACACCCAGCTCCATGAGAATGACAATGGGACTATGACGGCAGCCCAGCGCCGTGCGTTCGGAGAGCTGCTGAAGGGCCCTTTTGTGTCGATCGACCGCACTCCGGAAGTATTCAAGACAATTTCGGTTCACCGTGAGTTATTCGCTTCTCACTTAGACAACCTCTTCCTGACGCTCGTTGTCGACGATGCAGCAGGCATCGCTTACGCGAAGTCCTGGGAAGAAGACGCGACAGAATCTCGCACCCTGATGCGCAAGAAGGCCCTCAGCTTTGCCGAGAGCGTACTCTTGCTCAGTCTCCGGCACGAATTGATGCGCGAATCTCCCAGCGAGCGTGTCGTAGTGTCCAGAGACGAAATCTTTGAAGGTTGTCTACCATTTCTCAGCTCCCTCGGCACCGATAAAACAGCCGCATGGAAGAAGCTCGATGCCGCATGGAACAAGCTTAAGGACGTTTCAATCGTTCGAGCAACACCGGTTGACGGTCGCTTTGACGTGTCGCCAGTTCTAAGGCTCATCTTCTCCGCCGAGGAGATTGCCCAACTCGAGGCTAATTATAGGCAGCTACTGGAGGAAAACAATGGTTGA
- a CDS encoding Panacea domain-containing protein translates to MADIRDVGQYIVELRGGTVDKHKLAKLCFFAQGWHLAWTGKPLTTSHFQAWIYGPVPTELGRYSTVAEGSKDVTRIATGDSSRLSDYERAVVASIVDFYGDMDFAVLTKLSHGRSWEEARQGLPENAPSSENLSVSTMREEFSHLVHDSGELPQAPTFNEDLDLEAALAASELVENDWMETFHLLATR, encoded by the coding sequence ATGGCCGACATTCGCGACGTTGGGCAGTACATAGTTGAGCTCCGCGGCGGGACAGTTGATAAGCACAAGCTGGCCAAGCTTTGTTTCTTCGCACAGGGGTGGCATTTGGCGTGGACTGGAAAGCCTTTGACGACAAGCCATTTCCAAGCGTGGATTTACGGACCCGTGCCCACGGAGCTCGGGCGGTACAGCACTGTCGCCGAAGGATCTAAGGATGTGACGCGGATCGCCACGGGTGACTCTTCTCGTCTGAGCGACTACGAACGCGCGGTGGTTGCAAGCATTGTCGATTTCTACGGCGACATGGATTTTGCTGTCTTGACGAAGCTCAGCCATGGCCGGTCGTGGGAAGAGGCACGCCAAGGCCTTCCCGAGAATGCTCCTTCGAGTGAGAATCTCAGCGTCAGCACCATGCGGGAGGAATTCTCCCATCTGGTCCATGACAGCGGGGAGCTGCCGCAGGCCCCCACATTTAACGAGGATCTTGATCTTGAGGCTGCCTTGGCAGCCTCCGAGCTCGTTGAGAACGATTGGATGGAAACCTTTCACCTCTTGGCCACCCGTTAA
- a CDS encoding type II toxin-antitoxin system death-on-curing family toxin: protein MTITNEQEWVQLLTDLALRLNQECGTRQNGASHDEYAGFSYDEGALCSAIAAPFQSVFGAPRYESVYDRAAALMAHIAKAHAFRDGNKRTALKLSLVYLTMRGIRVVPPSAELGAQLVEKCVLANGNQFEQMVVEISTFLIAWTVPDQIAREHRRNVQG, encoded by the coding sequence GTGACCATCACTAACGAACAAGAGTGGGTTCAGCTACTCACGGATCTTGCGCTCAGGCTCAACCAAGAATGCGGAACGCGTCAGAATGGCGCATCCCATGATGAGTACGCGGGATTCAGTTACGACGAAGGCGCTTTGTGTTCTGCCATCGCGGCCCCGTTTCAAAGCGTTTTCGGCGCTCCGCGTTATGAATCGGTCTACGACCGCGCAGCCGCGCTCATGGCCCATATCGCAAAGGCCCACGCCTTTAGGGACGGAAACAAGCGGACCGCTCTCAAGCTGTCCCTGGTGTATCTCACCATGAGGGGAATCAGGGTGGTGCCTCCTAGCGCTGAGCTTGGTGCTCAGCTTGTTGAGAAGTGCGTGCTGGCCAACGGTAACCAGTTCGAACAGATGGTTGTCGAGATCAGCACATTCCTCATCGCTTGGACAGTTCCAGACCAGATCGCGCGCGAGCATCGAAGGAATGTCCAAGGATGA
- a CDS encoding DUF3375 domain-containing protein yields MSVANALTFQRQAEESPAWALLRSPLAPVIAGVLSSIFSTDRRQIAGSIVIEELDELLIDLREVGFDLPRSAGGYITDWVKAGYLIRRSPRGEREEYYELSREAIDALDYVKRLSAPRKSATRSRLATVIDQLDSLAIETDSDEAKVLARLEEEKQELERRIAAVRERGVDVVSHEDAVEYVENILSLVADIPGDFARVRQATEELDQTLREQLVRNEVSAREVLENVFRGVDLIQDSDEGKSFNGFYELLFDREQSAQLEQTLDDILGRPFIERLSEAEQARLRWVMRDLEGHAEEVHTALLQLSRSLRRFVQSREVEAQQELAKRITSAQSLALRVGAKINPSTKLATEIELTGRQFSSISTWQLKDPAESRIEEDMVIAEQGSYSLEELRRRVRESEIDWEELRENLRLSLEKRGAATVSDVLEDYPATQGLASIVGLISLAIEGAQRVTGTDRVRWINTEGQARAAQIPLFVFGSEVENGN; encoded by the coding sequence ATGAGTGTGGCGAATGCGTTGACATTTCAACGTCAAGCAGAGGAGTCGCCGGCGTGGGCGCTGTTACGTTCTCCTCTGGCACCCGTCATTGCTGGTGTCCTGTCCAGCATATTTTCCACCGACCGGCGTCAAATCGCGGGTTCCATCGTGATCGAAGAGTTGGATGAACTTCTCATTGACCTGCGCGAGGTAGGATTCGACCTCCCACGTAGTGCTGGTGGCTACATCACCGACTGGGTTAAAGCTGGGTATTTGATCAGGAGAAGTCCTCGCGGGGAGCGGGAGGAATACTATGAACTTTCCCGCGAGGCGATTGACGCGCTTGACTATGTAAAACGACTGTCTGCTCCCAGAAAGTCGGCTACCCGCTCGCGCCTTGCAACTGTCATCGACCAACTCGATAGCCTTGCTATCGAGACAGACTCAGATGAAGCCAAGGTTCTCGCAAGGCTCGAAGAGGAAAAGCAGGAACTCGAACGGCGTATCGCAGCGGTGCGGGAGCGTGGCGTTGATGTTGTCTCGCACGAAGACGCGGTCGAGTACGTGGAAAATATTCTCAGCCTCGTTGCCGACATACCGGGAGATTTCGCCCGGGTTCGTCAAGCGACGGAGGAGCTTGACCAAACCCTCCGTGAGCAGCTTGTACGTAACGAGGTTTCAGCGAGAGAAGTCTTGGAAAATGTATTTCGAGGCGTGGATCTAATCCAAGACTCCGACGAAGGGAAAAGCTTTAACGGCTTCTATGAACTGTTGTTCGACCGAGAACAATCGGCGCAGTTGGAGCAAACACTTGATGACATCCTCGGCCGACCCTTCATAGAGCGGCTTTCGGAGGCAGAGCAAGCACGGTTACGCTGGGTGATGCGTGACCTCGAGGGCCATGCCGAGGAGGTTCACACAGCATTACTGCAGCTTTCGCGTTCCCTTCGCAGGTTCGTTCAGTCGAGGGAGGTTGAAGCTCAACAGGAGCTGGCTAAGCGCATCACGAGCGCGCAATCGTTAGCCCTGAGGGTTGGTGCCAAGATCAATCCGAGTACCAAGTTGGCCACCGAGATCGAGCTGACTGGGCGACAGTTCTCCTCCATTTCTACCTGGCAGTTGAAAGACCCGGCTGAGTCGCGCATCGAGGAAGACATGGTTATTGCGGAACAAGGAAGCTATAGCCTTGAGGAACTGCGCAGACGGGTGCGGGAGTCGGAGATCGATTGGGAGGAACTGCGCGAGAATCTTCGTCTTTCTCTAGAAAAGCGCGGTGCGGCAACGGTCTCGGATGTCTTGGAGGATTATCCAGCTACCCAAGGGTTGGCAAGCATCGTGGGGCTGATTTCTCTAGCTATTGAAGGTGCGCAGCGGGTTACGGGCACCGATCGGGTGCGGTGGATCAATACCGAGGGGCAGGCTCGGGCAGCACAGATTCCGCTCTTTGTCTTTGGAAGTGAGGTAGAAAATGGCAACTGA
- a CDS encoding Wadjet anti-phage system protein JetD domain-containing protein has translation MLRSVEEARAKAAISYSRNLRSWVFGDPVNISIPLGNPTKKQVNEDPEEVLEWRKQWSNFSGPGHIEWVSKRLGNYGSTEIPTHLKLSSREEVARFVGVANELARILAVYETLRPLGDSALQPTFGHWRSYDAKEAQLVLEACLWIKDNDLSRFYVRELPIRGVHSKWVENHRVVLQAACSELNFKTPVNLCEHRYQGFLGALPLAKIELPQTCRHVLFIENRTTFLALPDLPGMAFVNGGGFAASRLAAASWLKDRNVFYWGDMDVHGFQILDNFRKVRPGTRSVLMDMETVRAFEDMAVTDQENIFTYTRLSDKEREAVYYLREKNFRIEQERILLDYAVGRISKEIQDTEMQVALPTVSQLDE, from the coding sequence ATGTTAAGAAGCGTTGAAGAAGCCCGCGCCAAGGCCGCAATTTCTTACAGCAGAAACCTTCGTTCTTGGGTCTTCGGCGACCCGGTCAACATAAGCATCCCGCTCGGCAACCCTACTAAGAAACAGGTCAACGAGGACCCCGAAGAGGTCTTGGAATGGCGAAAACAGTGGAGCAATTTCTCAGGGCCTGGCCACATTGAGTGGGTAAGCAAACGCCTAGGAAACTACGGATCCACCGAGATTCCTACTCACCTCAAACTATCGAGTCGGGAGGAGGTGGCGCGATTTGTTGGTGTTGCAAATGAGCTTGCGCGAATCCTCGCGGTGTACGAGACCCTACGCCCACTCGGCGATAGCGCGTTGCAGCCTACCTTTGGACACTGGCGTAGTTACGATGCGAAGGAAGCCCAGCTCGTCTTGGAGGCCTGTTTGTGGATCAAAGACAACGACCTCTCGCGCTTCTACGTCCGTGAGCTTCCCATTCGGGGAGTACACAGCAAGTGGGTGGAAAACCACCGCGTGGTATTGCAGGCAGCGTGCAGCGAACTCAACTTCAAGACCCCAGTAAATCTCTGTGAGCACCGCTACCAAGGCTTCCTCGGGGCGCTGCCCCTCGCCAAAATCGAGCTGCCCCAAACATGTCGCCACGTGCTGTTTATTGAGAACCGGACCACTTTTCTTGCCTTGCCCGACCTTCCCGGAATGGCGTTCGTCAACGGCGGAGGTTTCGCTGCCAGTCGTTTGGCTGCGGCAAGCTGGTTGAAGGATAGGAACGTTTTCTATTGGGGAGATATGGACGTCCACGGATTTCAGATCCTTGACAATTTCCGCAAAGTTCGTCCGGGTACCAGATCTGTCCTGATGGATATGGAAACAGTTCGTGCTTTCGAAGATATGGCGGTTACCGACCAAGAGAACATATTCACCTACACTAGGCTCAGCGACAAAGAACGCGAGGCAGTTTATTACCTGCGCGAAAAGAATTTTCGCATCGAGCAAGAGCGGATTTTGCTGGATTACGCCGTAGGCAGGATTTCAAAAGAGATTCAGGATACTGAAATGCAGGTGGCCCTGCCGACAGTCAGCCAACTCGATGAGTAG